One stretch of Longimicrobiales bacterium DNA includes these proteins:
- the ybeY gene encoding rRNA maturation RNase YbeY encodes MNEFEVVVNTGNFPGVDDALLERAVAHALIDAGVDGGEVSITLLDDPGIREMNREYLDRDRTTDVIAFSLDEEALMGDVYLGFDQATRQSTELGISLSDELARLAIHGTLHVLGHDHPDGAEPNESPMFVLQERLLGEVLTI; translated from the coding sequence GTGAATGAGTTCGAAGTCGTCGTCAACACCGGGAACTTCCCGGGTGTCGACGACGCACTTCTCGAGCGAGCGGTGGCGCATGCACTGATCGACGCAGGAGTAGATGGGGGCGAGGTGAGCATCACCCTGCTGGACGACCCCGGGATCCGTGAAATGAATCGCGAATATCTCGATCGGGATCGGACAACTGATGTCATCGCCTTTTCGCTGGACGAGGAAGCTCTCATGGGAGACGTCTACCTCGGCTTCGACCAGGCGACTCGGCAATCTACTGAACTCGGGATTAGCTTGAGTGACGAGCTGGCGCGCCTGGCCATCCACGGCACCCTCCATGTGCTCGGACACGATCATCCCGATGGCGCCGAGCCGAATGAGAGTCCGATGTTCGTGCTTCAGGAGCGCCTGCTCGGCGAGGTTCTCACGATCTGA